In Scomber japonicus isolate fScoJap1 chromosome 3, fScoJap1.pri, whole genome shotgun sequence, the genomic window cctctcctctgtctctcctctcctctcctctgtctctcctctcctctcctctgtctctcctctcctctcctctgtctctcctctcctctcctctgtctctcctctcctctgtctctcctctcctctcctctcctctgtctctcctctcctctcctctcctctcctctcctctcctctgtctctcctctgtctctcctctcctctgtctctcctctcctctcctctcctctgtctctcctctcctctgtctctcctctcctctcctctcctctgtctctcctctcctctcctctgtctctcctctgtctcctctcctctcctctgtctctcctctcctctcctctgtctctcctctcctctcctctgtctctcctctcctctgtctcctctcctctcctctgactctctggACACGAAGCACCAGCTGCCTCCTGCATGCTCCGAGCCTCAGAGCGGACCGGGTGGTGTTTAACAgtaaagcttcatatttaaatgaCATCACAGTTTGGAGACTTCCTGCAGCAGTCGGAGGTTAAATGCTCCCGGGTCTGAATCTGCAGCAGTCGGAGGTTAGATGCTCCAGGAGTTGAATCTCGAGCTCCTGCATCACGACGTCTGACAGCTGATTTAATGCAGAGACGACTTCTGGAAAatcattgctgttttttttttctgtgatgtcACTCCatctttacctttttttttttttaaatatccagGATCTACATATAACCACTGCCctcagcaagaaagtgaataaactccattatattaaaataaatcaataaatgaatCCCAGGAAGGATCTCCCTCCTCTAGAGACTCGTCTCCACTTTAGTCTGTTTCAATTGAAGAGTTTAACACAGTCGCCCAGAAACAGCtgccttcctgtcgtcctcccgggtcaaattgaccccatctgttttgacggttccttctttccttccttccttccttccttccttccttccttccttcctctctttaatttttcctttgttattcccctccttccctctttctttgctccctcctccttccatatttctttccttcctcctttccttcctcctttccttcctcctttccttccttccttccttcctccctctctccttcctccctccttactcctttccttccttccttccttccttccctccttactcctttccttgtttccttccttcctcctttcttccctccctccctccctccttaatcctttctttccttccctccctccctccctccttactccctccttccttccttctttcctcccttcctcatccctccctcctgtccttcctcatccctccctgaggacaacaggagggtttaaaaaGGTTGATGTGAACAGTTCGAGGGTCCAAACGGCACAAACCAGTCAGCAAAGTTATTTACTAAGATATTTATtataaggacttttttttttttgcctttcttcttctttttaaatttcttaATAGTTGTTTTCGgggttattttattatttttttgtcctAATGATTAAATCCAGACggtttctgctgctgtttaaagttgtgaatataaaaaaaactcatttccACCTCCGATCAGCAGCTGAATGATCTGTCACGGTTTCATCCAGTCGGGAGATAAAACCaataaaagggttaaaatttaaaataggAGGATTGAATTTGGCGGGAAAAGGAAACGAGAGGGAAAGggaaaaatgtttaattgtttgatggaagcagaaaaaaaaaaaaaggtgtttactGTAAAAGAATCAGAAATGGTGATTATAAAGGAGCGAGTGACGTTTGATGAAGActtgaaacaggaaacaggaagtttaatAAGATGCTGATGTTTCATTTTGACCTTTCCTGTTAAAGCCCCGTCATTGTTACAAACTGTACTTATTCtactttttcattaaaatatgaaaaaaaaacaaaaaaactctgatgtcatttcctgtgaatttaagtttcagtgttaacccttaaacaggcagcgtgcaccaggagatacagactctttaacgtCCTGTTAGGATGgttaagggccacatacagaccaatttgatctcatgtgggccggatcattaaaaagatggagggaaggaaggaaggaagaagggaaggaagtaaggaaagacagacaaaaggaaagagggaagaaagggaggaaggaaggaaaacaggaaggtaggaaggacagatggcaggaaggaaggaaaaaaggaaggtagggaggaaggaaagaaggaaggacagatggaagaaatggaaggaggaaggaagaaagggaggaaggacagatggaaggaagaaaggaaggaaggaaggaaggacagatggaaggaaggaaaagaacacaaaggaaactgggccggattgcacccctcggcgggccggttcttgcccacgggccgcatgtttgacacccctggtttaggtggttgtttaaatgtgctttagATTGGTAGAACTAAAGCTTGtggtaggtttatactttgatataaaaatcagtttagaaactagtatgtgtgatattaatgagcagaatgtgtttttatcattatcacacacatatatatatatatacacatataaaaaataaataaaatagaaaattacAGTTAAATCAGAATACAGCAGCCAGGATTTggactgatactactactaagaataagaataagaataatgacAATGATAATATCTCTCTGCTTGCACCAGCTGCACCAGCTATCtgtatcttttatttattttattttaaaatcttttttctcaaacatttttttttagatgttttaaaaaaagatcttaGTAAATTAGATATTTTCCAAATAACTATAAAGAATATTTAAAAGGGAAATTCTCAGATTTAAATCTGCAACTCTGTTCTTACAAATGTTTTaacatgcatgtttttaaatgtggatcTTCTTCATTTAACGTAAAGGTAAGTTCATATATTCAGATtactaaaataacacatttatgacaaatatatttataagaaaaaaagaaaagaaataaaaaaagtaaaattacagtTAATTCAGATCTCTGTTGCCAGGATACAAATACTACAAATTGattcataataattataataataatttacctatctacatcatttaaaataaaaaataagttcaCTGGTATTAACATTAATAGTTTATTGTATTGTGATAAAACAGAAAcgtttataaatatatatataatgtttattcttatttttattgcatCTTTGCATAGAAAgaaacataaatacaaataaagctGAGATGTATCtgtataaattattatattaatagaAATGGGCAGAGCAGTAAAGTGGAAGAAAGTGACAAATAAAACGCTATAAACAGtaaatctaaataaatctgttttataattataagaaaacaacattattattattattattattaatttatttgccACGTTTAGCCCTCCATACTTTAGTGGATGAAATAAATCTAACTTTTCAAAAAAAccctttctgttgttttaaattttgattgTTGTTCAAAACAAAAACGTCAAACGTCACGACGCCGATTACGTAAGCGCGGTCCCGCCCTCCGCTGGGAACGCGCACATTCCTATTGTCCAAGATGGCGGCGGAGGTGCAGAGCCTCTgatgctgacatgtttttaaaccGTTTTAACCGCTTTTTTCCCACATTTATGCAACAACTGAGCATCCGGAGGGTTAGAGCGCTGTCCTCGGCCGCCTCGCGTTAAATAATACCGAACACAGACGGAAGCAGCGCCACCGAAAAGGTCTGATTGCTTTGCTGCAGAAGTTGGAGCTCCATCAGcggggaggagatgaagaggcaGGCCGGCAGAGAGAGTCCGTCCAGGGCCGCCAAACGCTTCCGTGAGCGGGACCGGGAGCGGAGGGAGGAGCTGCCTCCGCCTCCTCTGGCTCTGCTGCTGGCGGAGAGCCGAAGCTACCACCGCAGGAGCCGCAGCAGGGAGAGGGACAAGCCACGGCCGGCTCTGGAGCTGCACCACCGGCATGAGCTCAGCCTCCTGGGCCggcccccccctccttcctcttcctccacctcctcctcctcctgcaccacctcctccaccaggccGGGCACACTGGAGTACAAAACCCTGCTCATCAGCAGCTTGGGCCCGCAGGTGTCTGACGAAGACGTGGAAGACGCTTTATTTCACGAGTTTAAGAAGTTTGGGGACGTTAGCGTGAAGTTGTCTCACACGCCCGAGCTCGGACGCGTCGCCTACGTCAACTTCAGGCACCCTGAGGACGCGAAGGAGGCGCGGCACGCCAAATCCTCCAGGTTGGTGTTGGGGGACCGCCAGCTGAAGATCGAACCGATGTACGTGAGGAGGCGGAGCGTGACGCCGCCAGATGTGAGTTATCTTCCTGTGCACGCTCCGTACCCCTACCGGCAGCGCTCCCTCTCCCCGCCGACGCCGGGCGCCAGCACCATCAGAGACATCCGGGCGAGACACTACGCTCTGGAGACGCTGGGgctgagcagagagagggagaggctgCTGGATTATTATGGGATGCTGGATGAACGAGGGCGACCTTATGGTTTCCCGCCGATGCCCGTCGTAGAGGATTTAAAACCGGAGGACGACCAGCGAGCGACGAGCAACCTCTTCATAGGAAACCTTGATGGTAACGTGACGGAGGCGGAGCTTCGGCGGGGGTTCGATAAGTACGGCATCATCGAAGACGTCGTGATTAAACGTCCGGCTCGCGGGCAAGGAGGGGCGTACGCTTTTGTGAAGTTTCAGAACCTGGACATGGCTCACCGCGCCAAAGTGGCCATGCAGGGGCGACTGATCGGAGGAAACCCCATAAAGATCGGTTACGGGAAAGCCAACCCGACTACCAGGCTCTGGGTGGGGGGGCTCGGCCCGGGGAACTCGCTCGCCGCCCTCGCCAGAGAGTTCGACCGCTTCGGCAGCATCAGGAACATCGATTACGTGAAGGGGGACAACTTTGCTTACATTCAATATGAGAGTTTGGACGCAGCTCAAGCCGCCTGTACTCAGATGAGGGGGTTTCCGTTGGGCGGCCCCGAGCGGAGACTCAGGGTGGATTTTGCAAAAGTTGAGGAAAGCCCCTCTCGCCCGTTTCCGCTTGGTTACCAGCCGCCTGTGCCGCTCCCCGCCCACTACGAGCTCCTCGGGGAGGCGTACAGCCGCCACCGCAGCCTGGAGAGGGAGCTGAGGGGAACGAGGGAGCGCTCGTCGCCCCCCTCCCACAGCATCGCCCcccagagggagagagagcgcgccctgctggagagagagagagacttcccCACCAGCCCCACCCGCAGCCtggagaggaggggggcggCGTCGGGGGGCGTGGAGGCGTTCGGGAGGAGCGGGCGCGCAGCGAGGAGCCGCAGCCGGGAGCGCTGGCTGAAGGAGCgcgaggagaggaggagcaggaggaggagcaggagcgcCTCTGCTGAGCGGCAGCCGGAGGAGCGGGAGTGGGAGAGGGAGCGGGAGCGGGGGAGGTCTAGGGTGCGAGCGCCGGGAGGGGCGGTGTCTCCGGACGCCAGCCCCGACCGGGCGCGAGTTCGAGCACCAGACTCCACCACGGAGCCCAGAAGCCACTCCCCTGACATCGGCGCGGGGGGGCgccacacctcctcctccaacacCAACAATGAAGAAGACCCCCCGTCGGGCCGCCACCACAGCAAACGCTCCTCCAGCGAGCACCtcaacaaccaccaccaccgAAACAGCGAGGTGATCGCCGCCGGCTCGCCCGCCGCCCACACGGACACGCACACCTCGTCCTCGCCCGGCTCGCTGTCGGAGTTCGCCCAGGCGACGCTCGCCAAGACGTGGCACGGCTTCTTCGCCCTGAAGAACAGCAGCTTCCCCACCGAGCTGTTCCTGCTGGAGGGCGGCGCCGCCTTCTTCAGCGGCGTGATGCGGGACAGCCTGAAGCAGCAGCCCAGCCAGCTGAAGATCGCCCAGCGGCTCCGCATGGACCAGACGCGGCTGGACGAGGTGACGCGCCGCATCAAACTGGGCCGGCCCGACGGGTTCGCCATCCTGCTGGCTCTGCAGGGGCCCGTCGACCGCCAGGCGCCGGCCCCCGAGCCCGGCCTGCAGGTGCGTTTGCTTCGCCACCTCGTGACCTACCTGCGGAACAAGGAGGCGGCCGGCGTCGTGAGTCTTCCCGCCGCTAAGGAAGGCGGGCCGGGGGCGATGCTGTACGCCTTCCCCCCCGGAGACTTCTCCCAGCAGTACCTGCAGGCCGCCAAAAGGACTGTGGGAAACCTGGACGAGGAGCACATGGTGATCGTTATCGTCAATGACACtaactgattattgattattacaCTGAAGAGGACACGGACACTTACAGGCATGAACACGCAGGACGAGCTCGGTGACTTCATTTACTTCCAAGTTGTTTTTATGAAAGacgtttttattgttttagccAATATTCTTTATAagtgaaacacaacaaaaaattTACACTATATCTCTTCTTTTACTCCCTCGTTACTTTTATCCTCCTCGCTCATGTTCGGCCATGACAGCTACAGCCCGACCGATAAACCACCAGGACGT contains:
- the rbm15b gene encoding putative RNA-binding protein 15B; the encoded protein is MKRQAGRESPSRAAKRFRERDRERREELPPPPLALLLAESRSYHRRSRSRERDKPRPALELHHRHELSLLGRPPPPSSSSTSSSSCTTSSTRPGTLEYKTLLISSLGPQVSDEDVEDALFHEFKKFGDVSVKLSHTPELGRVAYVNFRHPEDAKEARHAKSSRLVLGDRQLKIEPMYVRRRSVTPPDVSYLPVHAPYPYRQRSLSPPTPGASTIRDIRARHYALETLGLSRERERLLDYYGMLDERGRPYGFPPMPVVEDLKPEDDQRATSNLFIGNLDGNVTEAELRRGFDKYGIIEDVVIKRPARGQGGAYAFVKFQNLDMAHRAKVAMQGRLIGGNPIKIGYGKANPTTRLWVGGLGPGNSLAALAREFDRFGSIRNIDYVKGDNFAYIQYESLDAAQAACTQMRGFPLGGPERRLRVDFAKVEESPSRPFPLGYQPPVPLPAHYELLGEAYSRHRSLERELRGTRERSSPPSHSIAPQRERERALLERERDFPTSPTRSLERRGAASGGVEAFGRSGRAARSRSRERWLKEREERRSRRRSRSASAERQPEEREWERERERGRSRVRAPGGAVSPDASPDRARVRAPDSTTEPRSHSPDIGAGGRHTSSSNTNNEEDPPSGRHHSKRSSSEHLNNHHHRNSEVIAAGSPAAHTDTHTSSSPGSLSEFAQATLAKTWHGFFALKNSSFPTELFLLEGGAAFFSGVMRDSLKQQPSQLKIAQRLRMDQTRLDEVTRRIKLGRPDGFAILLALQGPVDRQAPAPEPGLQVRLLRHLVTYLRNKEAAGVVSLPAAKEGGPGAMLYAFPPGDFSQQYLQAAKRTVGNLDEEHMVIVIVNDTN